Proteins encoded together in one Shewanella oneidensis MR-1 window:
- a CDS encoding YbaY family lipoprotein, producing MLMKVKLFILLCLTSLAMSGCVTVNPEPPVIINGAAGYLEKIVLPQGSEITIAIIDLNTPGVVIAQKSFNIARAPVPFKFLLPAQSIDKRINYGVVAMIKYQDQVIFQTYDRFPVINNDKYTTEVLMKQVMINQ from the coding sequence ATGTTAATGAAAGTAAAATTATTTATTCTATTGTGCTTAACCTCATTAGCGATGAGTGGTTGCGTAACAGTGAACCCTGAACCACCAGTTATCATCAATGGTGCTGCGGGCTATTTAGAGAAAATTGTCCTGCCTCAAGGCAGTGAAATTACCATTGCCATTATTGATTTAAATACCCCTGGTGTCGTTATTGCCCAAAAAAGCTTTAACATTGCTCGGGCGCCAGTACCGTTTAAGTTTCTGCTACCTGCGCAATCTATTGATAAACGGATTAATTATGGCGTAGTTGCTATGATTAAGTATCAGGATCAGGTGATTTTCCAAACCTATGATCGTTTCCCTGTGATTAACAATGATAAATATACCACCGAGGTATTAATGAAGCAGGTCATGATTAATCAATAA
- the tesB gene encoding acyl-CoA thioesterase II produces MSQVLDDLLSLLSLEQIEIGLFRGQSQDLGFGHVFGGQVMGQALSAAKQTVPVERQVHSLHSYFLRAGDEKFPIVYEVENMRDGGSFSARRVSAIQKGRPIFHMTCSFQEPEAGFEHQALMPEVPGPEGLLNQNELAMTLRDKVPARILEKFMEDAPIEMRLVNPLHPFAPKETEPYRYVWLRANGAMPTGTHIHEYLLAYASDFNFLVTAAQPHGVSFLTPGIRMATIDHAMWFHRPINMGEWLLYSIDSPNASGGRGYVRGQFFNQQGELVASTTQEGLIRMVKGS; encoded by the coding sequence ATGAGTCAAGTATTAGACGATCTCTTATCATTATTATCCCTTGAGCAAATTGAAATCGGGTTGTTTCGTGGTCAAAGCCAAGACTTAGGATTTGGGCATGTGTTTGGTGGGCAGGTGATGGGACAGGCATTAAGTGCCGCCAAGCAAACCGTGCCTGTCGAGCGTCAGGTGCATTCGCTGCATTCATATTTTTTACGCGCAGGGGATGAGAAGTTTCCCATCGTTTATGAAGTTGAAAATATGCGCGATGGCGGTAGTTTTAGTGCGCGGCGTGTCAGTGCGATTCAAAAGGGGCGGCCGATTTTTCATATGACCTGCTCTTTCCAAGAACCCGAGGCGGGTTTTGAACATCAAGCGCTGATGCCAGAAGTTCCCGGCCCTGAGGGGTTATTAAATCAAAATGAACTGGCGATGACGTTACGAGATAAAGTTCCCGCGAGGATCCTCGAAAAATTTATGGAAGACGCGCCAATTGAAATGCGTTTAGTCAATCCTTTGCATCCCTTTGCACCCAAAGAAACTGAGCCTTATCGCTATGTGTGGCTAAGGGCGAATGGTGCAATGCCAACGGGCACGCATATTCATGAATATTTGCTGGCTTACGCTTCTGACTTTAACTTTTTAGTGACAGCGGCTCAGCCCCATGGGGTATCGTTTTTAACACCGGGGATCCGAATGGCAACCATAGATCATGCGATGTGGTTTCATCGACCGATTAATATGGGAGAATGGCTGCTGTACAGTATCGATAGCCCCAATGCCAGCGGCGGGCGTGGGTATGTTAGAGGGCAATTTTTCAATCAGCAGGGGGAGTTAGTGGCATCAACTACCCAAGAAGGGCTGATCCGTATGGTAAAAGGAAGTTAA